From a region of the Thermomicrobium roseum DSM 5159 genome:
- the coxB gene encoding cytochrome c oxidase subunit II has protein sequence MKRIAKRPSTRSVLVMLLLALTVVLTSGCGVIGGKIASTSDPAGDQARLIWDLFITPVWWLVIFVFVLVTGWILINIVRFRRQPGDTRIPPQVHGNQRLEIAWTLIPAIILALIAVPSTRLIFELNRDPGPGSNALRAQVIGHQWWWEFRYPEYGIVTAGDLHLVVGRPVVLTITSHDVIHSFWPPRLAGKVDAVPGRAHTMVFTPEETGVFYGQCAELCGAQHAHMQFRVVVQTQEEFDAWVAKLRRPIPEPPAGSLAATGQQLFAGKAGCAGCHQVSPTYDPVTPINKTLAVGPNLAYIGERHVLAAFTDNTPEELHRWIASTCDVKPYSIMCEKWWRIRAEQNTLLTTEEVDAIVAYMLSLQ, from the coding sequence GTGAAGCGAATTGCTAAACGACCCAGTACTCGGTCGGTTCTCGTCATGCTGCTGTTGGCGCTCACGGTAGTGCTCACCAGCGGCTGTGGTGTCATCGGCGGCAAGATCGCCTCGACATCGGATCCAGCTGGTGACCAAGCACGCCTGATCTGGGATCTCTTCATCACGCCCGTCTGGTGGTTGGTCATCTTCGTCTTCGTCCTCGTCACGGGCTGGATTCTCATCAACATCGTCCGTTTCCGACGTCAGCCTGGCGACACGCGTATTCCACCGCAAGTACACGGCAATCAACGCCTCGAGATCGCCTGGACACTCATCCCGGCGATCATTCTGGCCCTGATCGCTGTGCCCTCTACCCGGCTGATCTTCGAACTAAATCGTGACCCTGGTCCTGGCAGCAACGCGCTCCGTGCCCAGGTGATCGGCCACCAATGGTGGTGGGAGTTCCGCTACCCCGAGTACGGCATCGTGACCGCCGGTGACCTCCATCTCGTTGTCGGTCGTCCCGTCGTTCTCACAATCACCTCTCACGATGTGATCCATTCCTTCTGGCCGCCGCGCCTGGCGGGCAAGGTGGACGCCGTGCCTGGCCGAGCGCACACGATGGTCTTCACGCCCGAAGAGACTGGTGTTTTTTATGGCCAGTGTGCCGAGTTGTGCGGCGCGCAACATGCGCACATGCAGTTCCGCGTCGTCGTCCAAACTCAGGAAGAGTTCGATGCCTGGGTCGCAAAGCTCCGCCGCCCCATCCCCGAGCCGCCGGCCGGCAGCCTGGCTGCAACAGGCCAGCAGTTGTTTGCAGGGAAGGCGGGATGCGCCGGATGTCACCAGGTTTCGCCAACCTATGATCCTGTGACGCCGATAAACAAAACACTGGCCGTTGGACCGAATCTCGCGTATATCGGTGAACGTCATGTCCTGGCGGCCTTCACCGACAATACGCCGGAGGAGCTGCATCGCTGGATTGCGTCTACCTGCGATGTCAAGCCCTACTCCATCATGTGCGAGAAGTGGTGGCGGATCCGAGCCGAGCAGAACACATTGTTGACGACAGAAGAGGTTGATGCCATAGTGGCATACATGCTGTCACTTCAGTGA
- the acs gene encoding acetate--CoA ligase gives MPDEIGTGAVGTIEGLLVETRRFPPPPEFAAQANINDPSVYERARQDPEGFWASIARELEWDQPWQTVMEWNPPWVKWFVGGKLNASVNCVDRHLKAGRRTKAAIIWEGEPGDERVLTYQDLYREVNRVALALRRLGIEKGDRVAIYLPMIPELPIAMLACARIGAPHSVVFGGFSADALADRINDCQAKLLITADGGYRRGRVVPLKETADRALDRCPSVEKVLVVRRIGESHQVTMQAGRDLWWHEVLAGIREQYCPPESLDSEHPLYILYTSGTTGKPKGQLHTTGGYLTGVYITSKWVFDLKPDDIYWCTADIGWVTGHSYIVYGPLANGATVVMYEGSPDWPDKDRFWDIVERRHVTILYTSPTAIRQFMRWGPEYPARHDLSSLRLLGTVGEPINPEAWMWYHEHIGRGRCPIVDTWWQTETGMILITPLPGLTTTKPGSATLPFPGIEPDILDEAGNSVPTGQGGYLVIRRPWPSISRTLWGDPDRYVKTYFSKYGPSIYVTGDGAKRDEDGYYWILGRVDDVLNVAGHRLGTMELESALVGHPVVAEAAVIGVSHEIKGQVPVAFVSLRAGYTPSDSLAEELRRHVAEVIGPIARPERVIFVADLPKTRSAKIMRRLLRDIAEGRVLGDTTTLTDPTVVEEIKRTWIAEHGEQE, from the coding sequence ATGCCGGACGAAATCGGAACGGGCGCAGTCGGCACGATCGAGGGGTTGCTCGTCGAGACCCGGCGATTCCCGCCTCCCCCGGAGTTCGCGGCGCAGGCGAACATCAACGATCCGAGCGTTTACGAACGGGCGCGTCAGGACCCGGAAGGCTTCTGGGCGTCGATCGCTCGAGAGCTCGAGTGGGATCAGCCGTGGCAGACGGTCATGGAGTGGAATCCCCCCTGGGTCAAGTGGTTCGTCGGCGGCAAGCTGAACGCGTCGGTCAATTGTGTCGATCGACACCTCAAGGCAGGGCGGCGTACCAAGGCAGCGATCATTTGGGAAGGTGAGCCAGGCGACGAGCGGGTATTGACCTACCAGGATCTGTATCGGGAAGTGAATCGCGTCGCGCTGGCGCTCAGACGACTGGGCATTGAAAAAGGAGACCGAGTCGCCATCTACTTGCCGATGATTCCCGAGCTGCCGATCGCGATGCTGGCCTGTGCCCGCATCGGTGCACCGCATTCGGTTGTGTTCGGTGGTTTCAGCGCGGACGCACTGGCCGACCGGATCAATGACTGCCAGGCCAAGTTGCTGATCACGGCTGACGGGGGCTACCGGCGGGGACGTGTCGTCCCGCTCAAGGAGACGGCAGACCGAGCGCTCGATCGGTGCCCGAGTGTGGAGAAGGTCCTCGTCGTGCGACGGATCGGCGAGAGCCACCAGGTGACCATGCAAGCGGGGCGCGACCTCTGGTGGCACGAGGTGCTGGCTGGTATTCGCGAGCAATACTGTCCTCCTGAATCGTTGGACAGCGAGCACCCGCTTTATATCCTTTATACCTCCGGCACCACCGGAAAACCGAAGGGACAGCTCCACACGACTGGTGGTTACCTCACGGGGGTGTACATTACCTCGAAGTGGGTCTTCGATCTCAAGCCGGACGACATTTACTGGTGCACTGCCGACATCGGCTGGGTTACTGGCCACAGCTACATCGTGTACGGCCCGCTGGCCAATGGTGCGACCGTCGTCATGTACGAGGGCTCACCGGATTGGCCAGACAAGGATCGCTTCTGGGACATCGTGGAACGGCGGCACGTCACGATCCTGTATACATCGCCCACGGCGATCCGTCAGTTCATGCGCTGGGGACCGGAATACCCCGCTCGGCACGATCTCTCGAGCTTGCGACTGCTGGGCACGGTCGGTGAGCCGATCAATCCTGAGGCCTGGATGTGGTATCACGAGCATATCGGTCGCGGGCGTTGCCCGATCGTCGATACCTGGTGGCAGACAGAAACCGGGATGATCTTGATCACGCCGCTGCCTGGCCTCACGACGACCAAACCCGGTTCGGCGACGCTGCCGTTCCCGGGCATCGAGCCCGATATTCTCGATGAAGCAGGCAACTCTGTTCCCACTGGTCAAGGCGGTTACCTCGTCATCCGTCGGCCGTGGCCCTCGATCTCGCGCACGTTATGGGGCGATCCGGATCGCTACGTGAAGACGTACTTCTCGAAATACGGGCCGTCGATCTATGTGACCGGAGATGGTGCCAAGCGAGACGAGGACGGTTACTACTGGATCCTCGGCCGGGTCGATGACGTCCTGAACGTGGCCGGCCACCGCTTGGGGACGATGGAGCTGGAAAGCGCGCTGGTTGGGCATCCGGTGGTCGCTGAGGCGGCGGTGATCGGTGTCTCGCACGAGATCAAGGGGCAGGTACCGGTCGCCTTCGTGAGCTTGCGGGCCGGCTACACCCCGAGCGACTCACTCGCTGAGGAGTTGCGGCGCCATGTCGCGGAGGTTATCGGCCCGATCGCTCGCCCTGAGCGGGTGATCTTCGTCGCCGACCTCCCCAAGACGCGCAGTGCCAAGATCATGCGTCGACTGCTCCGCGACATCGCCGAAGGGAGGGTGCTGGGCGATACGACGACTCTGACTGATCCGACAGTGGTGGAGGAGATCAAGCGAACCTGGATTGCCGAGCACGGCGAGCAAGAATGA
- a CDS encoding acetyl-CoA C-acetyltransferase, whose product MATPVIVAAVRTPIGRFGGFFKDLPAWRLGASAIAGALSRVGLEPAAVEDVIMGNVLQAGQGMNPARRASMTAGLPDSVPAVTVNMVCGSGLRAVVMAAQAIALGEAQIVVAGGMESMSQAPYLLTGARFGYRLGHGMLVDSLLAEGLTDAFHDCHMGITAENIAREYGIGREEQDRYAVESQRRAALAWETGAFADEIIPVEVPGRQGSELVTRDEHPRPETTLEGLLRLRPAFDPAGTVTAGNASGINDGAAALVVMAEERARALGLEPLARIRSWAWAGVPPRVMGLGPIPALRQALARAELRIEDLDLYEVNEAFAVQVLAVQRELGLDPQRLNIYGGAIALGHPIGASGARILVTLVHALRRTGGRYGAAALCIGGGMGIAVIVERP is encoded by the coding sequence GTGGCGACGCCGGTTATCGTCGCAGCGGTGCGCACGCCGATCGGTCGCTTCGGAGGTTTTTTCAAAGACCTACCGGCATGGCGGTTGGGGGCCAGCGCGATCGCAGGCGCACTGAGCCGTGTTGGCCTGGAGCCAGCGGCTGTCGAGGACGTCATCATGGGCAATGTGCTCCAGGCTGGGCAAGGGATGAATCCGGCCCGGCGGGCGAGCATGACGGCTGGATTGCCGGACAGCGTACCTGCCGTAACCGTCAACATGGTATGCGGCTCAGGATTGCGGGCAGTCGTCATGGCGGCACAGGCTATCGCGCTCGGCGAAGCCCAGATCGTCGTCGCGGGTGGCATGGAAAGCATGTCGCAAGCGCCGTACCTTCTCACCGGCGCTCGCTTCGGTTATCGGCTGGGGCATGGAATGCTGGTCGACTCTTTGCTTGCAGAAGGTCTCACCGATGCTTTCCACGACTGTCATATGGGTATCACCGCCGAGAATATCGCGCGAGAGTACGGAATCGGTCGCGAGGAGCAAGATCGCTACGCTGTGGAAAGCCAACGGCGAGCGGCTCTCGCCTGGGAAACTGGAGCCTTTGCCGACGAGATCATCCCAGTGGAAGTGCCTGGTCGACAGGGATCGGAGTTGGTGACGAGGGACGAGCATCCCCGCCCCGAGACGACGCTGGAAGGGCTCCTTCGGCTGCGACCGGCCTTCGATCCTGCTGGGACAGTCACAGCTGGTAATGCATCGGGTATCAACGATGGTGCTGCCGCGCTGGTCGTCATGGCAGAGGAACGAGCGCGAGCTCTGGGGCTCGAGCCGCTGGCGCGCATTCGTTCTTGGGCATGGGCTGGCGTGCCGCCGCGCGTCATGGGTCTGGGGCCGATTCCTGCCTTGCGCCAGGCGCTGGCGAGAGCGGAACTGAGGATCGAGGATCTCGACCTGTATGAGGTCAACGAGGCCTTTGCTGTGCAGGTTTTGGCTGTGCAAAGGGAGCTGGGACTCGATCCGCAGCGGCTCAATATCTATGGTGGAGCGATTGCGCTGGGCCATCCGATCGGAGCGAGCGGTGCTCGCATCCTGGTTACTCTAGTGCATGCGCTCCGACGCACCGGAGGGCGTTATGGTGCCGCAGCGCTCTGTATCGGTGGAGGTATGGGAATCGCGGTGATCGTCGAGCGTCCGTGA
- the recF gene encoding DNA replication/repair protein RecF (All proteins in this family for which functions are known are DNA-binding proteins that assist the filamentation of RecA onto DNA for the initiation of recombination or recombinational repair.), whose translation MLVRSLELEEFRCFRHLHLVLPDRGLRLVGANGSGKTSLIEALYMLATTKSFRASLERHLVHRSSGSELGIPPYARLAAELFTETERSTLEIVLMVDPASGTVRKLYRRDGRSLRAVEFVGTLRVVLFSPEDLELVTGSPQQRRRYLDTILSTIDRAYLRALARYTRILEHRNSLLKSLAERDQRAADEQLAYWDEQLVTYGAYLLVARLRFLAEWGPRLRDHFQALDTQAQVLTTAYLPSIDLPESLLSELAAREVADAQLIVGARYRETLERLRPDELRRGSTLVGPHRDDVEFLLGEEPLTAFGSRGVQRLAVIAAKLAEIAVIHRVTDDWPVLLLDDALSELDQQHRAHLLATLSALPAQLILTATESDVLETPVLSSLPLFRLNDGRLEPG comes from the coding sequence ATGCTGGTCAGGTCTTTGGAACTCGAAGAGTTCCGTTGCTTTCGCCACCTCCATCTCGTCCTCCCGGATCGCGGGCTGCGCCTCGTCGGCGCGAACGGCTCAGGCAAGACGAGTCTCATCGAGGCGCTCTACATGCTCGCCACGACCAAGTCGTTCCGCGCCTCGCTGGAGCGTCATCTCGTGCACCGATCGAGCGGGAGCGAACTCGGCATTCCTCCTTATGCTCGCCTCGCTGCCGAACTCTTCACGGAGACCGAACGAAGTACGCTGGAAATCGTGCTGATGGTTGACCCCGCCAGCGGCACTGTCAGAAAGCTGTATCGCCGGGATGGACGCTCCCTCCGAGCCGTCGAGTTCGTCGGCACACTCCGGGTTGTTCTGTTCTCGCCGGAGGATCTGGAACTGGTGACGGGAAGCCCGCAGCAGCGTCGACGGTACCTGGATACCATCCTCTCGACGATCGACCGAGCCTATCTGCGCGCTCTCGCTCGTTACACGCGCATCCTCGAGCACCGGAACAGTCTCTTGAAATCCTTGGCCGAACGGGATCAGCGCGCTGCTGACGAACAACTCGCGTATTGGGACGAGCAGTTGGTCACGTACGGGGCGTATTTGCTCGTCGCGCGACTTCGTTTTCTCGCGGAATGGGGACCACGACTCCGCGACCATTTCCAGGCGCTCGATACCCAGGCACAGGTGCTGACAACGGCCTATCTTCCTTCGATCGACCTTCCGGAAAGTCTCCTCAGCGAACTGGCCGCTCGGGAAGTGGCCGACGCTCAGCTGATCGTGGGAGCACGGTATCGCGAGACACTGGAACGGCTTCGACCTGACGAGCTGCGGCGGGGAAGCACGCTTGTCGGGCCGCATCGCGACGATGTGGAGTTCCTGCTGGGCGAGGAGCCACTCACCGCTTTCGGCTCACGCGGCGTGCAGCGCTTGGCCGTGATAGCTGCCAAACTAGCCGAAATCGCCGTGATCCACCGCGTCACCGACGACTGGCCTGTCCTGCTTCTCGACGATGCGCTGTCCGAACTCGATCAGCAGCATCGAGCGCATCTTTTGGCAACGCTCTCCGCACTACCAGCCCAGTTGATTCTCACAGCTACCGAGTCCGATGTTCTCGAGACTCCGGTTCTCTCGTCCTTGCCCCTTTTTCGCTTGAATGATGGTCGCCTGGAACCGGGGTGA
- the dnaN gene encoding DNA polymerase III subunit beta: MQLRCPQSELERALHQVSRAVARRSTLPVLSNVLLAADEANLRITATNLEIALSVSFPAEVTDPGQLSVRADVFTEFIGSLPKQDVILSGTTGSNDLRVTCGTSKARIPGIPAEDFPSLPRIGDQPPTATVPVEGLREAISQVVFAAATDDSRPVLAGVLLEFRGTELTLAAADGFRLSVRSLALQQPAATDLAIIVPARALGELARVLGDGEETVQLLVTPNRSQLLARSGRLEFLSRLIDGTFPEFRQIIPKQWRTRVTVDRESFLAAARRAKIFAQSNNEVVKLHIAPGDSELDPGSLTVSAQAADAGDTEDILPARVDGPEATIAFNGRYLTDVLSVTKATEIALEMTTPNAAGVFRPVGDESFVHVVMPMVIGAA; this comes from the coding sequence GTGCAGCTCAGGTGTCCACAGAGCGAACTCGAGCGAGCTCTGCATCAAGTGTCACGTGCCGTCGCACGGCGCTCGACTCTGCCAGTCCTGAGTAATGTCCTCCTCGCCGCCGACGAAGCGAACCTCCGCATCACCGCGACGAATCTCGAGATCGCCCTGAGCGTCAGTTTTCCGGCAGAGGTCACTGATCCCGGCCAACTGAGTGTGCGAGCTGATGTCTTTACCGAATTTATCGGAAGCCTTCCCAAGCAGGACGTGATCCTCTCCGGCACGACCGGCAGCAACGATCTCCGCGTCACCTGCGGAACCTCCAAGGCGCGCATCCCTGGTATCCCCGCCGAGGACTTCCCCAGTCTGCCGCGAATCGGTGACCAGCCTCCGACCGCAACTGTGCCGGTCGAGGGTCTCCGGGAAGCGATCAGCCAGGTCGTGTTCGCAGCGGCGACCGATGACAGTCGGCCAGTCCTCGCCGGAGTCCTGCTCGAGTTTCGCGGCACGGAGTTGACATTAGCCGCAGCTGATGGTTTCCGCCTGTCGGTACGCTCCCTAGCCCTGCAACAGCCCGCTGCGACGGACTTGGCCATCATCGTGCCCGCGAGAGCTCTCGGTGAACTGGCTCGCGTCCTCGGCGACGGTGAAGAAACGGTCCAGCTCCTCGTCACACCGAATCGCAGCCAACTTCTGGCACGCAGTGGCCGACTCGAGTTCCTCTCCCGACTCATCGATGGAACCTTTCCCGAGTTCCGGCAAATCATCCCCAAGCAATGGCGTACCCGGGTCACGGTCGACCGCGAATCGTTCCTCGCGGCAGCCCGCCGAGCCAAGATCTTCGCTCAGTCCAACAACGAGGTAGTCAAGTTGCACATCGCACCGGGTGATTCCGAACTCGACCCTGGCTCGTTGACTGTTTCCGCCCAGGCAGCCGATGCCGGCGATACCGAGGACATCCTTCCAGCACGGGTTGACGGTCCGGAGGCGACCATCGCCTTCAACGGCCGCTACTTGACTGACGTCTTGTCCGTCACCAAAGCCACCGAGATCGCGCTCGAGATGACGACACCCAACGCTGCGGGCGTCTTTCGACCGGTCGGGGACGAGTCGTTCGTCCACGTCGTGATGCCGATGGTCATCGGTGCGGCATGA
- a CDS encoding aminotransferase class V-fold PLP-dependent enzyme: MKDLEQLRARLPALRDVTYLNTGTLGVMAEPVLERYVEALQRVERFGHARWDEVRATAEAARQRLAELVGACPEELAFTGNSTDGLALILASLRWSPGDRVLTSDQEHPALLLPLSAVSRRHEVTVHQFTVGSTPEETIVSFAERLEEVRPRLVAFSHVSCETGVRLPVERLVSMAHQHGALVLLDVAQSVGQCRVDLRGLGVDFAAGNGHKWLHGPKGTGFLFVRRDMLDLLEPPLVGDGAVEPAFERTADWLEGWRFRSDAQRFEFGTRNPAPWIGLTAAIDYLEAIGWDTIERHQCVLVRWLHERISAIPGVRWYSTLDPTCGSGMVTLGLSGWDGETLSRVLWERFQIIQRRVLVPNGIRVSCAYFTSFEDLEKLASALEQLAVGSAGVRE; the protein is encoded by the coding sequence ATGAAGGATTTGGAGCAGCTGAGGGCTCGCCTCCCGGCCTTACGTGACGTGACCTATCTCAATACTGGGACGCTGGGTGTGATGGCGGAACCGGTGCTCGAACGATACGTCGAAGCCCTGCAGCGTGTCGAGCGATTCGGTCACGCTCGGTGGGATGAGGTGCGGGCAACGGCGGAAGCTGCCCGCCAGCGACTGGCTGAACTCGTGGGCGCTTGCCCGGAGGAGCTCGCCTTTACTGGCAACAGCACAGATGGTTTGGCCCTGATCCTCGCCAGCCTCCGATGGTCACCGGGCGATCGCGTATTGACCAGTGATCAGGAGCATCCAGCCTTGCTGCTGCCCCTCAGCGCGGTGAGCCGACGACACGAGGTTACCGTTCATCAATTCACTGTCGGCAGCACGCCGGAAGAAACGATTGTCTCCTTCGCCGAGCGATTGGAGGAAGTGCGCCCCCGGCTCGTCGCCTTCAGCCATGTCTCCTGTGAGACCGGTGTGCGCCTACCGGTCGAACGACTGGTGTCGATGGCGCACCAGCACGGGGCGCTCGTGTTGCTCGATGTCGCGCAATCGGTCGGGCAATGCCGAGTGGACCTGCGAGGACTCGGGGTCGATTTCGCTGCGGGGAACGGGCACAAGTGGCTTCACGGGCCGAAAGGAACCGGCTTCCTCTTCGTGCGACGAGACATGCTGGATCTGCTCGAACCTCCCTTGGTCGGAGATGGAGCGGTCGAACCAGCCTTCGAGCGGACTGCCGACTGGTTGGAGGGGTGGCGCTTCCGGTCGGACGCGCAGCGCTTCGAGTTCGGGACGAGAAACCCAGCTCCTTGGATCGGGCTCACGGCGGCGATCGATTATCTGGAGGCGATCGGCTGGGACACGATCGAGCGCCATCAATGCGTGCTGGTACGCTGGTTGCACGAGCGGATTTCCGCGATCCCAGGGGTTCGCTGGTACTCGACGCTCGATCCGACGTGTGGAAGCGGGATGGTGACGCTCGGGCTGAGCGGGTGGGACGGTGAAACGCTCAGCCGTGTCCTCTGGGAGCGCTTCCAGATCATCCAGAGACGAGTGCTGGTACCGAACGGCATACGCGTATCCTGCGCCTACTTCACCTCGTTCGAGGATCTCGAAAAGTTGGCGAGCGCACTCGAGCAGCTCGCTGTTGGCAGTGCGGGGGTCAGAGAATGA
- the queA gene encoding tRNA preQ1(34) S-adenosylmethionine ribosyltransferase-isomerase QueA, producing MLEEAALSLHEYDYELPEELIAQEPIEPRDAARLMVVRRATHSIEHRIFRELPSLLDPGDLLIVNDSRVLPARLLGHRLTGGKVEILLVQPLEGTTVWLALARPARKLRPGETITIQPRDPQFAQPAPLRIRERRSGGQVIVELDPGIAERLDAFGHVPLPPYIHRPLSDPERYQTVYARHPGSVAAPTAGLHFTERLLDELRQRGIRIAPLTLHVGIGTFKPIEVTDVRLHKMHAEWYAVPAETVSLIRETRAANRRIVAVGTTAARTLESIADALTGDTEGPITGWTDLYIYPGYHWRVVDALITNFHLPRSTLILLVASFAGRELILEAYREAVQQRYRFYSFGDAMLIL from the coding sequence ATGCTTGAGGAAGCGGCACTCTCTCTTCATGAATACGATTACGAGCTTCCGGAGGAATTGATCGCACAGGAGCCGATCGAGCCGCGCGATGCTGCCCGGCTGATGGTTGTTCGCCGAGCGACACACTCTATCGAGCATCGCATCTTTCGTGAACTTCCCTCCCTCCTCGATCCTGGAGACCTTTTGATCGTCAACGACTCGCGGGTCCTCCCAGCCCGTCTCTTGGGTCACCGCCTGACCGGAGGGAAAGTCGAGATCCTCTTGGTCCAACCGCTCGAAGGAACCACCGTTTGGCTCGCGCTCGCCCGCCCAGCTCGGAAGCTGCGCCCCGGAGAGACGATCACGATCCAACCTCGCGATCCACAGTTCGCTCAGCCAGCGCCCCTGCGCATCCGCGAGCGCCGTTCGGGCGGCCAGGTCATCGTCGAGCTGGATCCCGGTATCGCCGAACGCTTGGACGCTTTCGGGCACGTGCCGCTCCCGCCGTATATCCACCGTCCGCTGTCCGACCCGGAACGCTACCAAACGGTTTATGCAAGGCATCCCGGCTCGGTAGCCGCGCCGACTGCTGGGCTCCATTTCACGGAACGACTGCTGGACGAGTTACGCCAACGGGGAATCCGCATCGCGCCGCTCACCCTGCATGTCGGAATCGGCACCTTCAAGCCGATCGAGGTGACCGACGTCCGCTTGCACAAGATGCATGCGGAGTGGTACGCGGTGCCAGCCGAGACAGTCTCGCTGATTCGAGAAACTCGTGCTGCGAACCGCCGGATCGTTGCCGTGGGCACGACGGCTGCCCGCACCCTCGAATCGATCGCCGATGCTCTGACAGGAGACACCGAGGGTCCTATCACTGGCTGGACTGACCTTTACATCTATCCTGGCTACCACTGGCGCGTGGTCGACGCGCTGATCACCAACTTCCACTTGCCCCGCAGCACCCTGATCCTGCTCGTTGCGAGCTTCGCCGGGCGCGAACTGATCCTGGAGGCGTATCGAGAGGCCGTCCAGCAACGCTATCGCTTCTACAGTTTCGGCGACGCGATGCTCATTCTCTGA
- the ruvB gene encoding Holliday junction branch migration DNA helicase RuvB, with product MNEPRIVAPQPTTSEQYFEETLRPRRLAEYIGQDRVKESLAIAIRAAQERGEPLDHLLFYGPPGLGKTTLAGIIAAEMGVNLRITSGPAIERPGDLVSILTNLRPGDVLFIDEIHRLNRLVEEILYPAMEDFAVDLVIGKGPAARSVRIALPRFTLVGATTRLALLTSPLRDRFGATYRLDFYDTAALRAIVERAARILQVPITSDGAEEIARRGRGTPRIAIRLLKRVRDYAQVIGDGTITRELARLALDQLAVDELGLDEVDRLILRTLVEKFDGGPVGIQTLAAATSEEPDTIESVYEPYLLQLGFLQRTPRGRIATRRAYEHLGLTYPENRLQLEIPFEHAASERSSDA from the coding sequence ATGAACGAGCCACGCATCGTCGCACCACAACCGACCACGAGCGAGCAGTATTTCGAGGAGACCTTGCGCCCGCGTCGCCTTGCCGAGTACATCGGGCAGGATCGTGTCAAGGAAAGCCTCGCCATCGCCATCAGAGCCGCCCAGGAGCGTGGTGAGCCACTCGATCATCTCCTCTTCTATGGCCCTCCAGGACTCGGTAAAACGACGCTCGCCGGGATCATCGCCGCGGAGATGGGGGTTAACCTCCGGATCACCAGCGGTCCAGCCATCGAGCGTCCGGGCGATCTCGTTTCGATCCTGACCAATCTTCGTCCTGGAGACGTCCTCTTCATCGACGAAATCCATCGCCTTAACCGGCTGGTCGAAGAAATCCTCTACCCCGCGATGGAAGACTTTGCGGTCGATCTGGTGATCGGTAAAGGCCCAGCAGCACGCAGTGTGCGCATTGCGCTCCCGCGCTTCACGTTGGTCGGGGCAACCACGCGGCTCGCACTGCTCACCTCCCCGCTGCGCGATCGCTTCGGCGCGACCTATCGACTGGACTTTTACGACACCGCGGCGCTGCGAGCCATCGTCGAGCGTGCCGCCCGCATCCTCCAGGTGCCTATTACCTCCGATGGCGCGGAGGAGATCGCCCGGCGTGGTCGCGGTACACCTCGTATAGCGATCCGTCTCCTCAAGCGTGTGCGCGACTACGCCCAGGTCATCGGCGACGGCACGATCACCCGAGAACTCGCTCGCCTGGCCCTCGATCAGCTCGCCGTCGACGAACTCGGCCTCGATGAAGTCGACCGGCTCATCCTCCGGACCCTGGTGGAGAAATTCGACGGTGGTCCAGTCGGTATCCAGACATTAGCCGCCGCGACAAGCGAAGAACCGGATACGATCGAAAGTGTCTACGAGCCATATCTCCTCCAGCTCGGGTTCCTTCAGCGCACACCGCGCGGACGGATCGCCACCCGTCGAGCCTACGAGCATCTCGGACTCACTTATCCAGAAAACCGGTTGCAGCTCGAAATACCGTTCGAGCATGCCGCGTCGGAAAGATCCAGCGATGCTTGA
- a CDS encoding Trm112 family protein, translating into MAETQPIIDPELLEILACPACHGELVLANDRLICRTCQRRYPIEDGIPILLVEEAELPEKPGT; encoded by the coding sequence ATGGCTGAGACGCAACCGATCATCGACCCGGAACTTCTCGAGATCCTGGCCTGCCCAGCCTGTCACGGTGAACTCGTTCTCGCGAATGACCGTTTGATCTGTCGTACCTGCCAGCGCCGCTATCCGATCGAAGACGGCATCCCCATCCTTCTCGTCGAGGAAGCGGAGTTGCCAGAGAAACCTGGCACTTGA